TGCGCGCGGCGCCGACAGCCGTGGCGTGGACATCATTACCGGCTGCGAAGTGACCGGCATCCGCACCGACAATGGCCATGTCCTGGGCGTCGAGACCACCAAGGGCTTCATCGGTTGCGGCAAGCTGGCGCTTGCGGCCGCAGGCAATTCCACCGTTGTCGCCGACATGGCGGGCCTGCGCCTGCCGATCGAAAGCCATGTGCTGCAGGCCTTCGTCTCGGAAGGATTGAAGCCGTTCATCGATTGCGTCGTCACCTTCGGCGCCGGGCATTTCTATGTCTCGCAATCCGACAAGGGCGGCCTCGTCTTCGGCGGCGATATTGACGGCTACAATTCCTATGCCCAGCGCGGCAATCTTGCGACCGTCGAGCATGTTGCGGAAGCGGGCGTGGCGATGATCCCGGCGCTGACGCGTGTGCGCTACCTGCGCAGCTGGGGCGGCGTCATGGATATGAGCATGGATGGTTCTCCGATCATCGACCGGACCCATATCGACAATCTCTATCTCAACGCCGGCTGGTGCTACGGCGGCTTCAAGGCGACACCGGCGTCGGGCTACTGCTACGCCCATCTGATCGCCCGCAACGAGCCGCATGAGACGGCAAGGCAATTGCGGCTCGACCGGTTCCAACGCGGCTACCAGATCGATGAAAAAGGCGTCGGCGCGCAGCCGAACCTGCATTGAGGACATGACGACATGGCAAGCCTGATTTCCTGCCCTCATTGCGGCACCCGCCCAAAGGAAGAATTCACCGTCAAGGGCGATGCAAGTATCAGCCGCCCTACCGCGGATGCCGGTGAGGAAGACTGGTATGATTACGTTTATCTGCGTGGCAATCCGAAAGGGCTGCACAAGGAATATTGGCACCATTCCTCCGGCTGCCGCCGCTGGCTGATCGTCGAGCGCGATACGGTTACGCATAAGGTCCATGGCGTCAGCGATGCGGCGCTTGCCAAGCTCGGAGGTGGAGCGTGAGCAGCTATCGCCTCTCCTCCGGTGGCCGGGTCGACCGCTCGCGGACCATCGGCTTCAGCTTCGACGGCCAAGACTCGACCGGTCATCCCGGCGATACGCTCGCCTCCGCCCTGCTTGCCAACGGCATCCAGCTTGTCGGGCGCAGCTTCAAATATCACCGCCCGCGCGGCATCCTGACGGCCGGTGCTGCCGAACCCAATGCGCTGGTCACGACTGGGACCGGTGGCCGAACGGAAGCCAACAGCCGCGCCACGATGATCGAGCTCCATGACGGGCTGGTCGCGCGCAGTCAGAACCGCTGGCCCTCGCTCGCCTTCGACGTCGGCGCCCTCAACGGGCTGCTCTCGCCTTTCTTAAGTGCCGGTTTCTACTATAAGACCTTCATGTGGCCCGCCGCTTTCTGGGAGAAGGTCTACGAGCCGTTGATCCACAAGGCTGCGGGCCTCGGAAAAGCATCCTACGAGATCGATCCCGATTCCTACGAGAAATGCTGGGCACATTGCGATCTGCTCGTCATTGGCGCTGGACCTGCTGGCCTTGCTGCGGCGCTGACGGCGGGACGTGCCGGAGCGCGCGTTCTCCTCGCGGACGAAGGCTTCGCTCTCGGGGGCAGTTTGCTTGCTGAGCGCAGCTCGTCCCTCAAGGAAATTCTGGACGAACTTAACGGTTTGTCGAACGTGCAATGCCTGCCGCGCACGACTGTTATCGGCTGGTACGACGACAATGTCTTCGGTGCGGTTGAACGCGTCCAGAAGCATGTGGCAGCGCCCGATCCACGCCAGCCGGTCGAACGCCTCTGGCGCATCATCGCCAAGCAGGCGATCCTTGCGACCGGCGCCGAGGAGCGGCCGCTCGTTTTCGGCGGCAACGACATTCCAGGCGTCATGATGGCAAGCGCCATGCGCAGCTATCTGAACCGGCAAGCCGTCGCTCCCGGCAAGCGCACCGTAGTCTTCACGACCAACAATTCCGGCTACCGGACCGCTGCCGACCTCGAGGCTGCAGGCGTCGAGGTGGCTGCCATCGTCGATACGCGTGCCAATAGCGAACACTGGAGCGGCAAGGCACAGGTCCTGACCGGCGCATGCATTGTCGATGCGCTTGGCGGAAAGCAGCTGCGTCGAGTCAGCATTGCGAGCGCGTCGGGCATGCAGCATGTCGACGCCGATGCTCTGGCCTTGTCAGGCGGCTGGAGCCCGATCATTCACCTTGCCTGCCATCGCGGCGCCAAGCCGATCTGGTCCGACAAGCATGCCGCCTTCTTAGGCCCGGAAAGGCAGGAGGGATTGTCGATCGCAGGTGCTGCTACAGGTCTTGCCTCCACCGAGGCCTGCCTTGGCGATGGCGCGCGTAAGGCGGCGGAGGCGCTGGAGGGGGTAGGCTTTGCCAGGGTCGAGCCGGCTTTCGCACCGGCGGAAGGCACGCAGCCGACGGCGTCCCCCCTCTGGTTCGTTAAAGGTGGCAAGGGCAAAGCCTTCGTCGACTATCAGAACGACGTGCACCTCAAGGATCTCGGCCTTGCCGTGCGCGAGGGCTACGGCGATGTCGAACTTGCCAAGCGCTATACGACCAACGGCATGGCGACGGACCAGGGCAAGCTCTCCAATATCAACGCCATTGGAATCCTTGCCGAGGCCCGTGGCGCCTCGCCGGCCGAAGTGGGAACCACGACGTTCCGGCCCTTCTACACGCCCGTCTCGTTCGGCGCGCTGACGGGTACCTCGCGGGCTAAGCATTTCCAGCCCGCGCGCAAATCACCTTTGCACGAGTGGGCGAAAAAGAATGGCGCGATCTTCGTGGAGACCGGCCTCTGGTATCGGTCCTCCTGGTTTCCGCTCGAGGGCGAGAAGACGTGGCGCGAAAGTGTGGATCGCGAAGTCTTGAACATCCGAAAGAATGCCGGCATCTGCGATGTCTCGACGCTCGGCAAGATCGAGATCTTCGGCAAGGATGCCGCGACCTTCCTCGACCGGATCTATTGCAACGGTTTCGCCAAGCTGCCCGTCGGCAAGGCGCGCTACGGCATCATGCTGCGCGAAGATGGCATGATCTATGACGACGGCACCACCAGCCGACTGAGCGATGAGCATTTCTTCATGACCACGACGACGGCGCTCGCTGCCGGCGTGCTGACGCATCTGGAATTCTGTGCCCAGACGCTATGGCCCGAACTGGAGGTCTATTTTGCCTCCTCGACCGACCAATGGGCGCAGATGGCGGTCGCCGGCCCGAAATCACGTGCAATCCTCTCCGAGATCGTCGACGAGGACATATCCGACGCGGCCTTCCCGTTCATGAGCGCACGCACGATTTCACTGTTCGGCGGCAAGCTCGAAGGCCGGCTCTTTCGCATATCCTTTTCCGGCGAGCTCGCCTATGAGCTTGGCGTGCCCGCCGCCTATGGCGAGTTCGTCGCCGATGCCATCATGCAGGCGGGTCAGAAGCATGAGATCTGCGCCTATGGTGCCGAAGCGCTCGGCGTCCTGCGCATCGAAAAGGGCCACGTTACCCATGCCGAGATCAATGGCACGGTGACAACAGGCGATCTCGGCTTTGCCCGGATGGTTTCGACGACGAAGCCCGATTTCATCGGCAAGGCGATGCTCGCCCGCGAGGGGCTTCAAGCCGCCGATCGTCCGCGCCTCGTTGGCATCAAGCCGCTGGATCCGGCCACAAGTTTCCGCACCGGCGCCCATATCCTGGCGCAGGGCGCGGCGGCGACGCTCGAAAACGACCAGGGCTATGTCACGTCAAGCGCCTTTTCGCCGAACCTCGGCCATACGATCGGGCTGGCCCTGGTCAAGAACGGACCGGAGCGCA
Above is a genomic segment from Rhizobium sp. CCGE531 containing:
- a CDS encoding sarcosine oxidase subunit beta family protein, with product MRYSAFSVFLNGLRGNTGWAPAWRQPQPKPHYDVIIVGGGGHGLATAYYLAKTFGITNVAVLEKGYLGSGNIGRNTTIIRSNYLLPGNNPFYELSMKLWEGLEQDFNFNAMVSQRGVLNLFHSDAQRDAYMRRGNAMRLHGVDAELLDREAVRKKLPFLDFENARFPIMGGLLQQRGGTVRHDAVAWGYARGADSRGVDIITGCEVTGIRTDNGHVLGVETTKGFIGCGKLALAAAGNSTVVADMAGLRLPIESHVLQAFVSEGLKPFIDCVVTFGAGHFYVSQSDKGGLVFGGDIDGYNSYAQRGNLATVEHVAEAGVAMIPALTRVRYLRSWGGVMDMSMDGSPIIDRTHIDNLYLNAGWCYGGFKATPASGYCYAHLIARNEPHETARQLRLDRFQRGYQIDEKGVGAQPNLH
- a CDS encoding sarcosine oxidase subunit delta, with the translated sequence MASLISCPHCGTRPKEEFTVKGDASISRPTADAGEEDWYDYVYLRGNPKGLHKEYWHHSSGCRRWLIVERDTVTHKVHGVSDAALAKLGGGA
- a CDS encoding sarcosine oxidase subunit alpha family protein; the encoded protein is MSSYRLSSGGRVDRSRTIGFSFDGQDSTGHPGDTLASALLANGIQLVGRSFKYHRPRGILTAGAAEPNALVTTGTGGRTEANSRATMIELHDGLVARSQNRWPSLAFDVGALNGLLSPFLSAGFYYKTFMWPAAFWEKVYEPLIHKAAGLGKASYEIDPDSYEKCWAHCDLLVIGAGPAGLAAALTAGRAGARVLLADEGFALGGSLLAERSSSLKEILDELNGLSNVQCLPRTTVIGWYDDNVFGAVERVQKHVAAPDPRQPVERLWRIIAKQAILATGAEERPLVFGGNDIPGVMMASAMRSYLNRQAVAPGKRTVVFTTNNSGYRTAADLEAAGVEVAAIVDTRANSEHWSGKAQVLTGACIVDALGGKQLRRVSIASASGMQHVDADALALSGGWSPIIHLACHRGAKPIWSDKHAAFLGPERQEGLSIAGAATGLASTEACLGDGARKAAEALEGVGFARVEPAFAPAEGTQPTASPLWFVKGGKGKAFVDYQNDVHLKDLGLAVREGYGDVELAKRYTTNGMATDQGKLSNINAIGILAEARGASPAEVGTTTFRPFYTPVSFGALTGTSRAKHFQPARKSPLHEWAKKNGAIFVETGLWYRSSWFPLEGEKTWRESVDREVLNIRKNAGICDVSTLGKIEIFGKDAATFLDRIYCNGFAKLPVGKARYGIMLREDGMIYDDGTTSRLSDEHFFMTTTTALAAGVLTHLEFCAQTLWPELEVYFASSTDQWAQMAVAGPKSRAILSEIVDEDISDAAFPFMSARTISLFGGKLEGRLFRISFSGELAYELGVPAAYGEFVADAIMQAGQKHEICAYGAEALGVLRIEKGHVTHAEINGTVTTGDLGFARMVSTTKPDFIGKAMLAREGLQAADRPRLVGIKPLDPATSFRTGAHILAQGAAATLENDQGYVTSSAFSPNLGHTIGLALVKNGPERIGEKIIVWNGLRNEYTDAVICSPVFIDPQNEKLHA